Part of the Candoia aspera isolate rCanAsp1 chromosome 1, rCanAsp1.hap2, whole genome shotgun sequence genome, CAATTACCATTATCCTTTTGAGCCTTCTACAAGTAGCAACGGTAGCTTTTCTTCTCTACATGGCTCCAACCTTTCAACCCCTGTCCAGCTTAAGTGCTTCTCTTCCCTAGAAACTGAGagctggttttttttccctatgaaAACCTAGAAACTATTTTTAGTGGTGCAAAATATCTTTCAAAATGTCATTCCTGGCAATCGCTCTATCCATTAGCCTTTGCtacttctctctcttctttgggGAACACTGCTACCTCTGTCAACTCTTATGTGTAGCATTTCCGAGGTTTGGCCCAAGAAATCTTCATTCTTTTATCAGCTGATAAAAGTTCCTACTCTTATCCTCTTTTTCCTCAAGCACAGTCAATGGATCTGCATTTGCAGCATACACTTACTTGGTAGTTTTCAGGCAGGAACACAAACATGCCGCAGATAATGACTGCAGTCAGCTCCATCCATCTGCTCTTGCACAGCCCACTGGATTTGTTAACAAAGCTCTTGCTAACCATCTTGTTCACTTACTCATTAAGCTCACTTCCTGAAAatgttttcctccatttttttctacaGCTCACTCCTCAAGAACCAATCATTCTAGCGCCCACAACGGACAGTGTTTCTCACTACCTCATCTATTTCCTAGGTTGCTCCCTACTAagcaatcttattttttttttttctggacagataGGTATATTTCCAAATAAAGTACTTGGCCACAGTTAccaaccattattatttttttaaagctgccaaAGATTCTCCTTAGAAATAAAGATCATGCTGGAGACATGATTGTGAACTCcttatttaaaatgcaaagattctttttttaaaaaagcctggcAGAAGGGAGGCCCAGCATTGGGGATTTCAGGTTTATTGAACAGTCCTCCAATTGTCCTTAgtccacacaacacactaaaccattaACCATGTTTACAATATAATATCCAATggggggggatttttttaaaaaaatccattcaatcatgtccaattcttggagactgcctggactagtctctgcagtttttcttggcaaggtttttctgaagtggtttgccattgcatccttcctagggctgagaacatgactggcccaaggtcacctagatggcttcgtgcctaaggcaggactggaactcacggtctcctggtttttagcctggtcccttaaccactacaccagactggctctctccaaTGAAAACAGTCATGCATAAGCTGGCTTAAACTCCCCCCAGTCCTTTAGCAGGTCAGAAAACACTGGTTTCCCCTTATCTGCAATCTGCCTTGCAGTTTGTCCAAGGGTATGAAAGGATTGTTATCAAAAGCATCTTGTCGTCCTTTGAACACATATGTACTGAGAGTCAGAGTCGGCAGTGCAGCTCCCCTCAGTATCTCATGTAGATGCTCAACAAAGACTGATGTAAAAACTGATGCGCTCCTACCTTCTGAAACAAAGGCTGAGATGTTTCTGCTGATCCCCAGTTTTTCCAGGTAGAAAAACCCATTCACTCTGAGAACAAATCAAATTTCTGAGAatttcagcatttatttttaaaataacacaggATTAGCAGATATTTAGTTAAAAGGGAGCAGGAAGAAACAAAGCATTTGGGCATTAGCAGGATTTTCAGGAGCAAACCAGAAGCTGAAGATTTTCAGCTGCCAGATGTGACTTCAAAGAAGTTCTTACCTCCTAGTTCCTTAGTAACACAATCCAgaataaattatgtaaaaatatcagaaagatatgtaaaaataatatgcatgtatattttctttctaaaatcaTAGAATTAAGTTTCTCTGGGTACATAATCTCCTTTTTTAAGCGCAGAGTATATTTAGCCCTGAGTAACAACAACATCATGTGGATGGGTTTTTATCTTGGGAAATAACCACAAAGGTAGAACTTGCGCAAGGAcaaaatcaatctctctctctcatgctctTGTTATAGCAGGGAGCTAGCATCTTACGATCTATGACTGCAGCAGCGCTGCAAAACGTCTAACATCAAAGCTACCCTAGGATCTAATAGCTACACAGAATGCAAAAGAGGTGAAATTCCTTccactattttttaaatacaagacATCTGAGGTAGGGCAGTAGCTAACCGGTTAACAAGTAAAGTTTAAATAGCTCCCAAGCAATCACAAGATGCTTCCTGTCCATCTCTGTCCATGTTCCCCCTTACAAGTTGTAGCTGAGGCCAATTATTATTGTGCAACTTAAGTTTTTAGTGCCGAATTCCAAGATTCCATAGCTACAGAATTGCTTCAGGGATGAATAGAGCAAATAAAGGCCCTTTCACACACAAGGGCTGTGCTGATCCGAAATCTGTGCCAGTCCCTTGTGTTCCCACCCCATATGGAGGCTTATATGCACTTGGCTCAGCAGGTGCTATGGAGGAAACACTGCCAAGACAGCTGCACAGTGTTTCCTCTGGATTTGCAGGGCAGCCCATTTCCCATTGGTGGGAACTCCTACCTTTTCCCGTCTTCCACTTCTTGGGATTTCCTTTTTCCTCTACCCAACATACCACAGCATGTTGCCAGCATCCCCTCATGCTTCTCAAGGAGAGGCATTGCTGCTCCTCACACATAATGGCTGACTTTTGTTTCATGGCATGGgaagggcagggggaggggggagctagCTTCTGTTTGTGTCAGGCCCCACTGCCAGCTAGGAGCAGCACTGGAGCCTCTCTAGGAAGGCGAGGTGCAGCACGGTGATGCTCCTGATGCAGGTTTGAGGGGCAAGTTGGGCGGCTGTACAGAAGTGCCCAAAGAAGCAGACCTGCTAGGATAGTGACTGACCCAGACTCCCCTCTTTTTACAGAAGCTCAGGCTCTCCCATACTCTCTTATTGCTACttcctgggaaagtccaggcagCAATTCCAGGGAATAGCAGAAGAAAACATGAGGATGTCACAGTAAGTATCCTCATCTGCCTGTtgcttgtgctgctgctgctgctgtttatgGCATGGCACTGGCTGAACAGCGCAACAGAAGGACGATACCATCCTCGGCACCTGATGAGAATCCTGGTTCTTCAGTGGCAACAGTTCTGGAGGGAGACCCCTTCCGAGGACCTGGCCCAGGACTACCAAGATGAGAAACAGAGTGATGGAGAACTTCGGGAAGAGCAGCAACAGTGGATggaggatggagaaggagaagaggaggagatgatggaggaggaggagcagcagcagctccttcaGGATCAAGAAGAGACGCTGACTGAGGGTGCCGATCCTGAGGAGGCAGCAGCGCAGACGGCCTTAGAAGAAGGCGAAGCATCAAAGGCAGCCGAGGGCAGCGCCGAAGTCCTCTTGAGTCATCTGCATTCATTCTCTGGAACAGCGGCCTGGGAAGACAGTGGCAAGCCGCTGAATGTCACAGCTCTCTAGAAACcgcagggaggagggaaggagggcctTGTCACAGAGACAGCTCTTAGTTCTTGGTACCAGGCCCATCTGACAGACTCCACAGATGGGAGTCCCTCTGCTTTGCCTGCTGCCCCCACTGGGGAGCAGCACTGTTTGTATAGCTGCCTTTGCTTCTTCTAGCCTGTTCCAAAAAGCTTGACGACAAACAAAAAAGGCACATTTCCTGTAACAATAAAACAGAGAGCCAGTGGCTGTATCTCAATAGCCATTTTTGCTGTTgggctggcaaaaaaaaaaaaaactagctctTTTGCTTAGTATTTCTCTTTGCAGCAGTTCCTATAACCTGTTATTCTATGCAGCACAACACCCATTTTCTGAATATGAGCCAGGTATGAAACTGTGCCAACTGCTGAGATTCATTTGTTGCCAAGGACACCAGGATGCCAGAGAAGATCGAAAGCAGCCCTGGGTGAGGATTTATCTTGCAACAACCACCAGTGAGGGAGAAGCAGTCATTTTTGGCACATAGATGCACgctggaaaaagaagacaagCAAGGAAGTTTCCTGGCACAAGAGAAAGCTCCAGCCAGAAGCAGCAGTCTGATCCTTCCTTCCAACTTCTCAGAGttgcttcctttcctttacagGTCCTAAACCTTCAActagagcagccatgaagccaGACCCCGTGCCTTTCCTCTGACTAACCTCTGCAAAGTTCCAAGATGCAGTCAGACAAATGTTCCTAGAAGGATGATAACCAGGCAGAACTCTGCTGCTCACAGCTTCACATTATTCCCTTCCTCCAAGATTCACTGTAGATTGAACTAAAAGCACCATGGCTAAGTTAGTCCTGACATCAAGGAAGCACCAACATCAGGTGTCCTTTTCTCGCTGGGAGCAAAGGTGGCATCTCCTAGGGCTTGATGTCCCATCTTGCCCACCGTTGAGCCCCACCCCAGTGTTCCACCTGATGATGCATATCCAGAGATCTCTTTGCTGCTCCAGTTATCGAGCCCGTCCTCGGCCTTTCTTCTTCTTGGTGCCTGAAGGTGTTTTGATGGGCAATGGAGCTGTGACTTCTGGTGCAGGCCCGAGTGGAGTTGCTGACAGCTCCATTAACTCTACTGCTGTGCTTGGCTTGAAGGGCTCAAAGGGTGAGAACTTCAGTGGGCTACAAAAACAAGCACAAGTTAGGGTTAAGGCAACACAGGCATTCAAAGCCTTGCTTGTGGCTCTAATATCAGGAGAGAAGAGCAAACAGTACCCTTGTAGGCAACATTCCTTTGAAAAAGCAAGGACTCAGCAGGCACTGCATCCTTCCTGCAGCCAGTCCCACGAGGAACATGTCCCAAAGATCTAGGCTTCCTCCCAACTTTCCGTCTCCAGATTTACCTGACAGGTGTGAGGGGGCTGCTGTTGAGACGCCGTGGAGATCGCAACTTGGGTTGGAAGGAAAAGCCTTCCTTGATACTCTCCAACACTGATGGAGCTACGTAGGTAAATCCCTATGGGAGGAACACCTGGTCAGTGCTGTTATGATCCTGGCCACAACTTCATTTCGGGATCTGGGTTCAGTTATTGTCTGCAGTCTTTCCATCAATAATGGGGAATTTGTGGCCTTCACAATATTGCGAACAACAGTTCTCAGCAACTGTTGCTAATGTGGCCAATAACAGTTGCTGAGGGTTGTAGTTCAACAACTTCTGGAAGGCCCTAAGTTCCCCATCTAACTTCTACGTCAAGTTAGAACCACCTGTTGGAGTCAGCCTAGGTTCCCTTCATTTCAGCTCCATCTGCATGGAACTTATGctctaaaatgcttttttttaacctgCCTGTTTGTTACAGAGGAGAGGATCATCTTTGAGATTGCAGTTGGCACGGGCGATTAAGGGGGTTAACTCTCCTACCAGCTGTGGTCTTAAGAAAGATTTCCCCCAAGCAGCAGGCAATTGCTATGCaagactttttttcaaaaagttgGGAGTCACCACTGAATTTTTGCACTGGTCTTATCCACAGCTGGCATAGATGACTAACCCCAAAGGTTAGTCATAGGGAATGGAGCCCCTTGGGTGAAGAAGGCTCTCTCCACTGCTTCACAGTAGTGTGTGAAAATGATTTTGCTACCACCTCTTCCTTCTCACTATAGTTCCAGCTGGGTACCCCTTACCAGAAAGGCCTGATTGGCACTCTCGCTGAGGGAGCCGTCATCAGGACTATCTACAGGTGTCTGGCGAGTGAAGCGGGTGTCAAACTGGCTGACATCATCTTCTGATTGCTGTGGATGGAAAAAGATGTGCTGGATATCTCATCATACCATCTTTTAGCCCTTTGGTTATGGGTGAACTGGGAATTCTACTCCACGTTAGCAACTCTCTACCCCAGCGTTTcacacccttggcaactttaaggtgtttggacttcaacttacAGAActgagctggctggggagttctgggagttgaagtccacacaacttaaaagttgccaagggtgagaaacagtgatctacaCAAATGAAAGGAGTTCTTTTGCCAGAAAGTTTTGTGGAGAAGTATGCACTGTTAGCACGTGATGTCAAAGAGCCATATTGTTTAATAACTAAGATTAGGTATCACACAGTTGGAATTACCAAAGGGAAATAAATTAACACAGTGAGTGAAGAATTAAACAGGTTTAAAGTGAATGAGAATCTGTGTTATGGCTCAAAAACAGTCAAAGGAGCATGTGAACTGTGCAGTGATTGGTTAGTTTGGCTTTTGCTTTGCACGATACATAAATACAGTCACTAA contains:
- the PTPRCAP gene encoding protein tyrosine phosphatase receptor type C-associated protein, which encodes MQPSRERTELLWMMKLRLSHTLLLLLPGKVQAAIPGNSRRKHEDVTVSILICLLLVLLLLLFMAWHWLNSATEGRYHPRHLMRILVLQWQQFWRETPSEDLAQDYQDEKQSDGELREEQQQWMEDGEGEEEEMMEEEEQQQLLQDQEETLTEGADPEEAAAQTALEEGEASKAAEGSAEVLLSHLHSFSGTAAWEDSGKPLNVTAL